The DNA region GCGAGCATCGGGGAACCACCGCACTGGAAGTCGGGCGTTGGTACCATGTGGCTGTGGTGTGGGATCGGACCGCAAGAGTCTTGAGAGCTTACATCGACGGGGAGCACGAGCCCTTGCTCCATGAGGGCGAGGATGAGGCGCCGTTCACCTACACCGGCTCTGATGCGTCGCCATTGGTGATCGGCGCCACGATGGACCCGGACAATGTCTGGTTCGCACCGCTGCGCGGCGCCATGGACGAACTTTTCGTGATCGAGGGTGCCCTCGATCAGCAGGCAATCCAACGCCTGAAGGAAACCAATCTGGTGGATCCGGAATGAGCCGGGTTCACCTTGTGCAAAAAACACGAATACACAAAACATGAAAAACAAACTGATCAGCTGCGCTGCTATCTGCGCGGCTCTGACGGCAAGCAGCCACGCTGCTAACATCATTAGCACTGGCTTCGCCGGTGTGGTGGAAGACACCAGTTCTGGGGTTGTTGCTTCCGGATTTACCTGGGATTCCGATTTCGGTGAGGGCGGTAACGCGTCCACCAGCCTTACATTCGTAGGTGACGGCTACACCATCAGCAGCTTCATTGCAGAACAGCCAGGTGCTGCAGGTACCGAGGTCGGCGAACCAATTGGTATCGCTGGTAACGTCGGGAACCAAGGAGACTGGAGCACAAGCTTCACATTCACCGCAGGCGATACTTACGATCTGAGTAACTTTGCCATCAGCTCTTACTCCATCACGGCAGGTGGTGCGCATCAGAACGCTGATGACAAGCCTGTTTTCTGGCTGCTGTCGATTAAAGATGGCAGCACTGAGATCTTCAGTGGTCGCGAAGACTTCATTGAGCCTGCAGGTACCGGGAATCTTCCTGGGAGCTTCAACTTCGATCTTAGTGGTTTCTCCTTGAATGCTGGTACTCAGTACACATTCGATCTCACCGTTGGTTCCGACAATGGCGGAGGTAACAACATCGCTCTTAACTCCCTCGCTCTTGAGGGTGTCGCTCAGGCTGTGCCAGAGCCGTCGTCGGCTGTGTTGCTTGGCATCGGTGGTGCAGCATTGATTTTGCGCCGCAAGAAGTAAGCGATCTCATAGACTGAGGGAGAGATCCCTCAAGTGAACTATTCTGGCGGGGGCGTATGCCTCCGCCAGAACCATTTTTGGCAAGGTGTGCATTTATTTGTGCATGTTTGTGGAAGGCGGGCGGGACGGCGGTGCGTAGTACGCGCTGCTTATGAAGGTGATATCGTTTCTGATTTTGGTTTGGTTGCAGTGTGCTTCGCTATGGGCTGCGGAGGTGGACGTGTATTTGATGGCGGGGCAGTCGAACATGCAGGGATTGGGAAAGGTGGACCAACTTTCACCACAGCGGATCGATCGGGTACAGCACTGTTACTATTGGAACGGAAGCGCATTCGAAGTGCTGATCCCCGGTGAGACGAAGACCTCGCGATCGGTGGCAGAGTTCGGACCGGAGTTGGGCTTTGCCAGCGTGATGGCTACCAGCGAACGTCCGGTCTACCTTGTGAAGTATTTTGCCAGTGGAATGCCATTGCACCATGGATGGCACGGAGGGACGTGGCTTGGGGGACCAGCTGTGCCCGGCAGGACAAATTTCTACCCCGGGGGTAGTGTGCCAAAGCTTCTGCAAAAAGGGTCATGATGATTGATTAGGTTTTTAACAAAACAAGAACCCCTAATCGTCACACCATGACCCCACGACCAGATAAGACCACAACGCCGCAGTTGAAAAGTATTCTTGCCGAGCAGGAAGATTTTCTGAGGCCCTTGGTTCAGAAATTGATGCAGGAGATGCTCGAAGAAGAAATGAACGAGACACTCCAGGCGGTAAAATCAGAACGCAGCGACAGACGCCGAGGTTATCGCAGCGGCAGTTATCAACGCAGTCTCCTGACACGGGTAGGAAGGATCGAGCTGCGCGTTCCTCAAGATCGCGACGGACTCTTCAGCACCGAGATCTTCGATCGCTATCAACGCAGCGAGAAGGCTTTGGTAAGCACCCTGATCGAAATGTACGTGCAGGGCGTCTCGACACGTAAAGTCGCGCAGATCACCGAGGAGCTCTGTGGTCACCGAGTTAGCGCCAGTGTGGTAAGCAGGCTGAACAAAACGTTGGATGAAGAGCTTGAGAACTTCGCCCGACGCAAGCTCAGCCATGCCTATCCCTATCTCATCCTGGATGCCCGGTACGAAAAGGTTCGGGAGAACGGCGTGGTGCGCAGCCAGGCTGTGTTGATCGCCATTGGCATCAGTTGGGATGGGCGACGGGAGGTCCTTGCGACCGAGCTCGATCAAAGGGAAAGCGGAAGCAGCTGGAAGAACTTCCTACTTCAACTCAAGCAACGCGGACTGACGGGTGTTGAGTTCTGCGTGACTGATAACCATGCCGGCCTGCGACGAGCTATCAGCGAAGTGCTTCCCGAGGCGCTATGGCAACGCTGCTACGTCCACTTCCTTCGCAACGCTCTTGATCATCTACCTCGCAAGCATGACGACGACTGCTGCACTGAGCTGCGCTGGATCTATGACCGTCGAGACATCAATGAAGCGCGTCAGGATCTGCGGGCATGGTTGGCGAAGTGGGGAGGCAAATACCACAAGCTCTGTGACTGGGTCGAAAGTGAGATCGAAGAAACGCTTACCTTTTATCGACTTCCCAGAGAGCATCACAAGCATCTCAAAAGTACGAATATGCTCGAGCGACTCAATGAGGAGATTAAGCGTCGTACGCACATTATCCGAACCTTCCCCAACAAGGCTGCAGCCCAACGTTTAATCCGGGCTGTCACGCATCAAGTCCATGAGCAGTGGATCGATCAACACCGCTACCTGAACATGGATCACCTCAAAGAAGCCCAAAAGCTCAGCCTTACTTCAAATCAAACGTCCGCAGCCTGATCATCATCCTTCAAAGCCCTTTTTGCAGAACTTGACGTACATAACCACCCCGGGCTTGGGGCGGGAGATCCGAACCAAGGGCAGCTCTACAGGGCGATGATGGCGCGTTTCCAAATTGCGCTGAAGGCGCTTGAGTTGGGCGGGCATACGCCTGTGGTGCGGGGATTGTTGTGGATGCAGGGGGAGCAGGACAGCAAGCGCCAGGAATCCGCGGCCAGCTATGCCGCGAACTTGAAGTATCTGCGTGACCGGGTTGTGAGTGACCTCGGACTGCAGGAATTGCCGTTGGTGTTCGGGCAGGTCCTGCCGTATTCCGAAGCAAAGCCACGGTTTGTGGCGCGCGATGTGATCCGGGCCCAGATGGCAGCGGCGGATCAAGGATCCGGGGCTCCTGAATCGATCAAGCGAGCCAGGATGGTATCGACCGATGGATTTGGGTTACATGCCGACACGGTGCACTACAATGCGGATGGGCAATGGCAACTCGGAGTGTCGATGGCCTGCGCAATGCAAGAGTTACGCCAAATGAAAAGGTGAGCTCACGGAGCGGTGAGCTTGATCTGACGGGGGCGAGCACAGACCAGAGGCGGCGGAAGAATGGCGGCCGGCGGGCAAGATTTCCGCTACGGTGCTGTCACTGGCTTTGCCGGGTTGTTGTGGGGGGGGACCCAGGGTGAGGTCGCCTGAGGCTCCCTTCACCCTGGGCTGGTTTGCGCCTCCCTTGCTGGGAGGGATGTCGCTGCGCTTTAGGCTCAGGCCCGCGAGGATCGGGCGGATCGGGCGGATCGGGCGGATCGGGCGGATCGTGGTGTTAGTTCTCTTCGATTTTGTAGAAGGCGCGGGTCGTTGGGATGGGGGACGGGGTGCCGGGGTCGGTGAGAACCAATGGGCCATCGCCAGCGACCGCCGAGTCGACGGCGACGGTGGATTCATCGAAGCTGAGGTCTGTGCAGCGGTAGAGCGTGTAGGTTGCGCCTTTGACGAGGTCGGAGACATCGACGGAGAAGGATGTGCCGCTGTGGCCGGAGCCATTGACCTTCATTTTGCTGGTGATCGAGCCGGTGGCG from Sulfuriroseicoccus oceanibius includes:
- a CDS encoding PEP-CTERM sorting domain-containing protein gives rise to the protein MKNKLISCAAICAALTASSHAANIISTGFAGVVEDTSSGVVASGFTWDSDFGEGGNASTSLTFVGDGYTISSFIAEQPGAAGTEVGEPIGIAGNVGNQGDWSTSFTFTAGDTYDLSNFAISSYSITAGGAHQNADDKPVFWLLSIKDGSTEIFSGREDFIEPAGTGNLPGSFNFDLSGFSLNAGTQYTFDLTVGSDNGGGNNIALNSLALEGVAQAVPEPSSAVLLGIGGAALILRRKK
- a CDS encoding sialate O-acetylesterase: MKVISFLILVWLQCASLWAAEVDVYLMAGQSNMQGLGKVDQLSPQRIDRVQHCYYWNGSAFEVLIPGETKTSRSVAEFGPELGFASVMATSERPVYLVKYFASGMPLHHGWHGGTWLGGPAVPGRTNFYPGGSVPKLLQKGS
- a CDS encoding IS256 family transposase; this encodes MTPRPDKTTTPQLKSILAEQEDFLRPLVQKLMQEMLEEEMNETLQAVKSERSDRRRGYRSGSYQRSLLTRVGRIELRVPQDRDGLFSTEIFDRYQRSEKALVSTLIEMYVQGVSTRKVAQITEELCGHRVSASVVSRLNKTLDEELENFARRKLSHAYPYLILDARYEKVRENGVVRSQAVLIAIGISWDGRREVLATELDQRESGSSWKNFLLQLKQRGLTGVEFCVTDNHAGLRRAISEVLPEALWQRCYVHFLRNALDHLPRKHDDDCCTELRWIYDRRDINEARQDLRAWLAKWGGKYHKLCDWVESEIEETLTFYRLPREHHKHLKSTNMLERLNEEIKRRTHIIRTFPNKAAAQRLIRAVTHQVHEQWIDQHRYLNMDHLKEAQKLSLTSNQTSAA